In a genomic window of Halalkalicoccus sp. CG83:
- a CDS encoding 3-hydroxyacyl-CoA dehydrogenase family protein, which produces MVRTMDSIERVGVVGAGTMGSGIAQVAATNGYEVRMRDVEEGFVERGFESIDDSLERFVSKDRLSREEADAAVERITGTTDLADLADCDLVVEAALEEMDVKREVFADLDGIVDEDVALATNTSTLSITTIANATDRASRVVGLHFMNPVPIMEGVEVVVGERTDEETTALAHAFAEALGKTTWESDDKPGFVTNRILMPWINEGVRAFDEGVATREDVDAGMRLGTNVPMGPLELADHIGLDVCLNASRTLYEELGDRYKPAYLLKRKVEAGDLGKKSGRGFYEY; this is translated from the coding sequence ATGGTTCGAACGATGGACTCGATCGAGCGGGTCGGCGTCGTCGGCGCGGGTACGATGGGCAGCGGGATCGCGCAGGTCGCCGCGACGAACGGCTACGAGGTGAGGATGCGCGACGTCGAGGAGGGTTTCGTCGAGCGGGGGTTCGAGTCGATCGACGACAGCCTGGAGCGGTTCGTCTCGAAGGACCGGCTGAGCAGGGAGGAGGCCGACGCTGCCGTCGAACGCATCACCGGCACGACCGATCTCGCCGATCTCGCGGACTGCGACCTTGTCGTCGAGGCTGCCCTCGAGGAGATGGACGTCAAACGAGAGGTCTTCGCCGACCTCGACGGAATCGTCGACGAGGACGTGGCGCTCGCGACCAACACCTCCACGCTGTCGATCACGACCATCGCGAACGCGACGGACCGCGCTTCACGAGTGGTCGGGCTCCACTTCATGAACCCCGTCCCGATCATGGAGGGCGTCGAGGTGGTCGTCGGCGAGCGCACGGACGAGGAGACCACGGCGCTCGCCCACGCGTTCGCGGAGGCGCTCGGGAAGACCACCTGGGAGTCCGACGACAAGCCCGGCTTCGTCACCAACCGCATCCTGATGCCCTGGATCAACGAGGGGGTCCGTGCGTTCGACGAAGGTGTCGCCACGAGGGAGGACGTCGACGCGGGTATGCGACTGGGGACGAACGTCCCGATGGGTCCTCTGGAGCTCGCCGACCACATCGGGCTCGACGTCTGTCTGAACGCCTCGCGAACCCTGTACGAGGAGCTCGGCGATCGGTACAAACCCGCCTATCTCCTGAAACGGAAGGTCGAGGCGGGCGACCTCGGGAAGAAATCGGGACGGGGGTTCTACGAGTACTAA
- a CDS encoding thiolase domain-containing protein: MTGVRIAGTGHTHFGKFPERTARDMFAEASDGAIEDAGIARGEIQELFYGNFMGEVAEDQGHQGPLMAEIAGVHGAATRFESACASSGAAVREAVRNVRNGEVDVMLVGGAERMTNLGTAGATKALSIAADELFEIRAGMSFPGAYALMANAYFEEYGGSREDLAHVAVKNHANALENDYAQLQREITVEEVLEAPPVAEPLGLYDACPISDGASAIVLVSDEYAEEHSLDAPVAITGSGQGGDRMALADREYLARTPAAEDASNEAYADAGIDADDVDVAEVHDCFTIAEVLAIESIGFYEPGEGITAAREGETTADGDRPVNLSGGLKAKGHPVGATGVSQVIEVASLLTGDHLNSDAVPDAETGLVHNAGGTVASTTVHVLEVAK, translated from the coding sequence ATGACAGGTGTTCGAATCGCTGGCACGGGTCATACGCACTTCGGCAAGTTCCCCGAGCGAACCGCTCGGGACATGTTCGCCGAGGCCAGCGACGGCGCGATCGAGGATGCGGGGATAGCGCGCGGAGAGATTCAGGAGCTCTTCTACGGCAACTTCATGGGCGAGGTCGCCGAGGACCAGGGCCACCAGGGGCCGCTGATGGCGGAGATCGCCGGCGTCCACGGCGCGGCGACCCGCTTCGAGAGTGCCTGTGCCTCGAGCGGGGCTGCCGTGCGCGAGGCGGTCCGGAACGTCCGCAACGGCGAGGTCGACGTGATGCTCGTCGGCGGCGCGGAACGCATGACCAACCTCGGCACCGCGGGCGCGACGAAGGCGCTCTCGATCGCCGCGGACGAACTGTTCGAGATCCGCGCGGGGATGAGCTTTCCCGGCGCGTACGCGCTGATGGCTAACGCCTACTTCGAGGAGTACGGCGGCTCGCGCGAGGACCTCGCGCACGTCGCGGTGAAGAATCACGCCAACGCGCTCGAGAACGACTACGCACAGCTCCAACGCGAGATCACCGTCGAGGAGGTGCTGGAGGCGCCGCCCGTCGCCGAGCCGCTCGGGCTGTACGACGCCTGCCCGATCAGCGACGGCGCGAGCGCGATAGTGCTCGTCAGCGACGAGTACGCGGAGGAGCACTCGCTCGACGCTCCGGTCGCGATCACCGGCAGCGGCCAGGGCGGCGACCGGATGGCGCTGGCCGATCGGGAGTACCTCGCGCGGACGCCCGCCGCCGAGGACGCCTCGAACGAGGCGTACGCCGACGCCGGGATCGACGCCGACGACGTCGACGTCGCCGAGGTTCACGACTGCTTCACCATCGCCGAGGTGCTCGCGATCGAGTCGATCGGCTTCTACGAGCCCGGCGAGGGGATCACGGCGGCGCGCGAGGGCGAGACGACCGCCGACGGTGACCGACCCGTGAACCTCTCGGGCGGTCTGAAGGCGAAGGGCCACCCCGTCGGCGCGACGGGCGTAAGCCAGGTCATCGAGGTCGCAAGCCTGCTCACCGGCGACCACCTCAACAGCGACGCCGTCCCGGACGCTGAGACCGGTCTGGTCCACAACGCCGGCGGCACCGTCGCTAGCACGACGGTCCACGTGTTGGAGGTGGCGAAATGA
- a CDS encoding phytoene/squalene synthase family protein produces MSGSSRSSLSETADLEWCHEAVDGVSRTFALTIDVLDEPMSSYICVGYLLCRVADTVEDANHLPPTEQTAILRTYDALLDPEDPTDVAAFMERVEPWIPAAEERSADWNVVAEAPRVLRAFERQPAAVQEAIRPPVRELVSGMALFVERYAEEGGLRIQSREELEEYCYYAAGTVGKLITNLVCRDGVEDRTERRLYDTAESFGLLLQLVNISKDVHDDVHEENNVYLPADWLEREGVAQEAVCAEENVAESATVVRRTADHARTFLDDAQRYLQAVPKTDGNRLAAWAIPYLLAVGTLRELSERPEDALSETGVKISRQEVQAIVSRTLGETDGEALPELRRAIDRQPFHRARS; encoded by the coding sequence ATGTCTGGATCCTCCCGGAGTTCACTTTCCGAAACCGCCGACCTCGAGTGGTGTCACGAGGCGGTCGATGGCGTCTCGCGGACGTTCGCGCTCACCATCGACGTCCTCGACGAGCCCATGTCGTCGTACATCTGCGTCGGATATCTCCTCTGTCGCGTCGCCGACACCGTCGAGGACGCCAACCACCTGCCACCGACCGAGCAGACGGCGATCCTCAGAACGTACGACGCGCTGCTCGATCCGGAGGACCCGACCGACGTCGCGGCGTTCATGGAGCGCGTCGAGCCGTGGATCCCCGCGGCGGAGGAGCGCTCGGCCGACTGGAACGTCGTCGCGGAGGCTCCCCGCGTGCTCCGGGCGTTCGAACGCCAGCCCGCCGCGGTCCAGGAGGCGATCCGACCCCCCGTCCGTGAGCTCGTCTCCGGAATGGCGCTGTTCGTCGAGCGCTACGCCGAGGAGGGCGGGCTCCGGATCCAGAGCCGCGAGGAACTCGAGGAGTACTGCTACTACGCCGCGGGCACCGTCGGGAAGCTCATCACCAACCTCGTCTGTCGCGACGGCGTCGAGGATCGAACCGAACGTCGGCTCTACGACACCGCCGAGTCGTTCGGCCTGCTGCTCCAGCTGGTGAACATCTCGAAGGACGTCCACGACGACGTCCACGAGGAGAACAACGTCTACCTCCCGGCCGACTGGCTCGAACGCGAGGGCGTCGCCCAGGAGGCGGTCTGTGCCGAGGAGAACGTCGCAGAGTCGGCGACGGTCGTCCGGCGGACAGCGGACCACGCGCGCACGTTCCTCGACGACGCCCAGCGCTACCTCCAGGCGGTCCCCAAGACCGACGGCAACCGGCTCGCGGCCTGGGCGATCCCCTACCTGCTCGCGGTCGGCACCCTTCGGGAGCTCTCCGAGCGGCCCGAGGACGCCCTCTCGGAGACGGGCGTGAAGATCTCGCGCCAGGAGGTCCAGGCGATCGTCAGCCGGACGCTCGGCGAGACCGACGGCGAGGCGCTCCCCGAACTGCGCCGAGCGATCGACCGACAGCCGTTTCACCGAGCCCGAAGCTAA
- a CDS encoding AMP-binding protein — protein MAWQIDPDGETYEHAYEAFTWDGIPDDYNAARDLLRKHEDVDRPALHQAYPDGTRETYTFRELDDLTDAFANGLAERGVERGDRVAVVAPQKPANPITHVACWKLGAISLPLSVLFGEDALRYRLEDSGATAAVVDRAVLETVESVRGDCPDLEHVISVDVEDPPTGVERFEAVHEERSNGFEIAETDVDTPAIVMYTSGSTGPPKGVLHTHGVWLGHCPAFYMYFERDLTESVCWTPADWAWIGALGDLLFPAWHYGRPVVGYPMEGFDAGTAYELLEEFGVTDAFLPPTAVRMMMGVEDPATNYDLALKAICSGGEPLTPEILEWADEELEGVVVNELYGQTEANLLVTNCRDWFPARAGSMGKPVPGHVVAVVDSGTGEELPEGEVGTIAVRRDDDPVVFEEYWNQPEKTEAATVDGWHLTGDLGYRDEEGYVWFKARDDDVIITSGYRVGPGEVESALLEHPAVEQVGVIGVPDETRGEIIKAFVQPVREIEGDDALREELRDLVRENLAKYEYPREIEFVEALPQTTTGKIQRRKLRDRETESER, from the coding sequence ATGGCGTGGCAGATCGATCCCGACGGCGAGACGTACGAACACGCGTACGAGGCGTTCACGTGGGACGGAATACCGGACGACTACAACGCCGCCCGCGACCTGCTTCGAAAGCACGAGGACGTGGACCGACCGGCGCTCCACCAGGCCTACCCCGACGGGACCCGAGAGACGTACACCTTCCGTGAGCTCGACGACCTCACGGACGCGTTCGCCAACGGATTGGCCGAACGCGGCGTCGAACGAGGCGACCGCGTCGCGGTGGTCGCCCCCCAGAAGCCGGCGAACCCGATCACGCACGTAGCGTGCTGGAAGCTGGGCGCGATCAGCCTGCCGCTGTCGGTGCTGTTCGGCGAGGACGCGCTGCGGTACCGCCTCGAGGATAGCGGGGCGACGGCCGCCGTCGTCGACCGAGCGGTGCTCGAAACCGTCGAGTCGGTCCGGGGAGACTGTCCGGATCTCGAGCACGTGATCTCGGTCGACGTCGAGGATCCGCCGACGGGCGTCGAGCGGTTCGAGGCCGTCCACGAGGAACGGTCGAACGGGTTCGAGATCGCCGAGACCGACGTCGACACGCCGGCGATCGTCATGTACACCAGCGGCTCGACGGGCCCCCCGAAGGGCGTTCTGCACACCCACGGCGTCTGGCTGGGCCACTGTCCGGCGTTCTACATGTACTTCGAGCGCGACCTCACTGAGTCGGTCTGCTGGACGCCGGCCGACTGGGCGTGGATCGGCGCGCTGGGCGATCTCCTCTTTCCGGCGTGGCACTACGGCCGTCCCGTCGTCGGCTATCCGATGGAGGGGTTCGACGCCGGGACGGCCTACGAACTGCTCGAGGAGTTCGGGGTGACCGACGCGTTCCTGCCGCCGACGGCGGTTCGGATGATGATGGGCGTAGAGGACCCCGCGACGAACTACGACCTCGCGTTGAAGGCGATCTGCTCGGGCGGCGAGCCGCTGACGCCGGAGATTCTCGAGTGGGCCGATGAGGAGCTCGAGGGCGTCGTCGTCAACGAGCTCTACGGCCAGACCGAGGCGAACCTGCTCGTCACTAACTGTCGAGACTGGTTTCCGGCGCGAGCCGGCAGCATGGGAAAGCCCGTCCCCGGTCACGTCGTCGCCGTCGTCGACTCCGGGACCGGCGAGGAACTTCCCGAGGGCGAGGTGGGAACGATCGCCGTCCGACGCGACGACGACCCGGTCGTCTTCGAGGAGTACTGGAACCAGCCCGAGAAGACCGAGGCGGCGACCGTCGACGGCTGGCACCTCACGGGCGATCTCGGCTATCGCGACGAGGAGGGCTACGTCTGGTTCAAGGCGCGCGACGACGACGTGATCATCACCAGCGGCTACCGGGTCGGCCCCGGCGAGGTCGAGAGCGCACTCCTCGAACACCCGGCAGTCGAGCAGGTGGGTGTGATCGGCGTTCCCGACGAGACGCGCGGCGAGATCATCAAGGCGTTCGTCCAACCGGTTCGCGAGATCGAGGGTGACGACGCGCTGCGCGAGGAGCTTCGCGACCTCGTCCGCGAGAACCTCGCGAAGTACGAGTACCCCCGCGAGATCGAGTTCGTCGAGGCGCTCCCCCAGACCACGACCGGCAAGATCCAGCGCCGAAAGCTCCGCGACCGCGAGACCGAATCCGAGCGGTGA
- a CDS encoding DUF7111 family protein — MNETSETAAEYYETDAERVLEFARDGRRASIAQDRSGYAMLIVRDGAGEERERYYGFEMALDHAAELLGDDPNDLPVPDAAADMGM, encoded by the coding sequence ATGAACGAGACGAGCGAGACGGCCGCCGAGTACTACGAGACCGACGCCGAGCGCGTCCTCGAGTTCGCGCGTGACGGCCGCCGGGCCTCGATCGCGCAGGACCGCTCGGGCTACGCGATGCTGATCGTCCGCGACGGGGCGGGCGAGGAGCGAGAGCGGTACTACGGCTTCGAGATGGCGCTCGATCACGCCGCCGAACTGCTGGGGGACGATCCGAACGATCTCCCGGTCCCGGACGCCGCCGCGGACATGGGAATGTAA
- a CDS encoding class 1 fructose-bisphosphatase → MDARSETTVEAVLETVARCAPEIRSALPGRRVESSETNPSGEVRMAADAYADDLLEERLGAIDGVDEYASEERAGVVETGEGGELSVGVDPLDGSSNLKPNNTMGTIVGVYDEALPAAGDHLIAAAYVLYGPITTMAAAVDGEVTEYVVEDGEREAVREDVELPDDPTVYGFGGRVPDWPEEFAAYVEEVESDPSLKLRYGGSMIGDVNQILTYGGIYGYPALESAPEGKLRLQFEGYPVGYVLECAGGRSSNGERSLLAVEPTDLHQRTPVHVGSTGLIDRLEKALD, encoded by the coding sequence ATGGACGCACGCTCGGAGACGACCGTCGAAGCGGTCCTCGAGACGGTCGCACGGTGTGCTCCCGAGATCCGCTCGGCGCTGCCCGGCAGACGCGTCGAGAGCAGCGAGACCAACCCCAGCGGCGAGGTTCGGATGGCGGCCGACGCGTACGCCGACGACCTGCTCGAGGAACGATTGGGCGCGATCGACGGCGTCGACGAGTACGCCAGCGAGGAGCGGGCGGGCGTGGTCGAGACGGGGGAGGGAGGTGAACTCTCCGTCGGCGTCGACCCGCTCGACGGCTCCTCGAACCTCAAGCCCAACAACACGATGGGGACCATAGTGGGAGTGTACGACGAGGCACTCCCCGCCGCGGGCGATCACCTGATCGCGGCCGCCTACGTGCTCTACGGCCCGATCACGACGATGGCGGCGGCGGTCGACGGCGAGGTCACGGAGTACGTCGTCGAGGACGGCGAGCGCGAGGCGGTCCGCGAGGACGTCGAACTCCCCGACGACCCGACGGTCTACGGCTTCGGCGGGCGCGTCCCCGACTGGCCCGAGGAGTTCGCGGCGTACGTCGAGGAGGTCGAGTCCGACCCGAGCCTGAAGCTCAGATACGGCGGCTCGATGATCGGCGACGTGAACCAGATCCTGACTTACGGTGGGATCTACGGTTATCCGGCGCTCGAGTCGGCTCCCGAGGGCAAGCTTCGGCTTCAGTTCGAGGGCTACCCCGTCGGCTACGTGCTGGAGTGTGCCGGCGGGCGGTCCTCGAACGGCGAGCGTTCCCTACTGGCGGTCGAACCGACCGACCTCCACCAGCGGACGCCGGTCCACGTCGGCTCGACGGGGCTGATCGACCGACTCGAGAAGGCACTGGACTGA
- a CDS encoding baeRF10 domain-containing protein, producing the protein MSSNTHALRERIEAVESTSADRTSLVTLAVPPNESLEAAHNRIERDHAESEYGDSGPMNKHLKDALEELRHLLQDYDETPENGIVVYAGVTDDEELVTYVFDDLPTPIDDLVYEHSNEFDVGPLESLTEPSSTYGLLVVERGGAALGRLEGEEVVPIETLENEMAEETPSLEGAPEEAEGEALQDRQAEWKEGFFDDVADAAERAFLGEEPVDELLLGGTEITVEEFTGDDRLDHRLRDRIAGTYTVEYASEQGLRQLVDRAEDHLTAADDRPAREALDRFFSAVDEGEEVVYGREKVERALEFDAVGTLLLSESVPAEETGDLIEQAEEIEADHVLVPTDLERGEQFEQAFGGYGALLRFEID; encoded by the coding sequence ATGAGCTCGAACACCCACGCCCTTCGCGAACGGATCGAAGCCGTCGAGAGCACCTCGGCCGACCGAACGAGTCTCGTCACTCTCGCGGTTCCGCCGAACGAGTCGCTCGAGGCAGCACACAACCGGATCGAACGAGACCACGCCGAGTCCGAGTACGGCGACTCGGGTCCCATGAACAAACACCTGAAGGACGCGCTCGAGGAGCTCCGACACCTCCTTCAGGATTACGACGAGACGCCCGAGAACGGGATCGTCGTCTACGCGGGCGTCACCGACGACGAGGAACTCGTGACGTACGTCTTCGACGACCTCCCGACGCCGATCGACGACCTCGTCTACGAGCACTCAAACGAGTTCGACGTCGGTCCGCTCGAGAGCCTGACCGAGCCCTCGTCGACCTACGGCCTGCTCGTCGTCGAACGAGGCGGCGCCGCGCTCGGCCGTCTCGAAGGCGAGGAGGTCGTCCCGATCGAGACGCTCGAGAACGAGATGGCCGAGGAGACCCCCTCGCTGGAGGGCGCACCCGAGGAGGCCGAGGGCGAGGCCCTCCAGGACCGCCAGGCCGAGTGGAAGGAGGGGTTCTTCGACGACGTCGCCGACGCCGCCGAACGCGCCTTCCTCGGCGAGGAGCCGGTCGACGAACTCCTGCTAGGGGGCACCGAGATCACGGTCGAGGAGTTCACCGGCGACGACCGCCTCGATCACCGCCTCCGCGATCGGATCGCTGGTACTTATACTGTGGAGTACGCCTCCGAACAGGGACTCCGACAGCTCGTCGACCGGGCCGAGGACCACCTCACCGCGGCCGATGACCGCCCGGCCCGCGAGGCGCTCGATCGGTTCTTCAGTGCGGTCGACGAGGGCGAGGAGGTCGTCTACGGCCGCGAGAAGGTCGAGCGGGCCCTGGAGTTCGACGCCGTCGGGACGCTCCTGCTCTCGGAGTCGGTCCCCGCGGAGGAGACCGGCGATCTGATCGAGCAGGCAGAGGAGATCGAGGCCGACCACGTCCTCGTTCCCACCGACCTCGAACGCGGCGAGCAGTTCGAACAGGCGTTCGGCGGCTACGGCGCGCTGCTTCGCTTCGAGATCGACTAG
- a CDS encoding acyl-CoA dehydrogenase family protein → MDFSRSAEQRQIHEMVAEFVDEEVKPRAGEIDENDEFPHDLVREMGDLGLMGMPFPEKYGGAGLDYHSYADGLAEISRGSGGLGTVVAAHTSLAGNMLYEFGDESQKEEYLVPLAEGREVGAFALSEAGAGSDVPAMETRAEKDGDEYVVDGGKLWISNGSVAETITLFAKTDPEAGSRGISSFVVRPEEDDGFHVEGTEHKLGDKGCPTAELRFSGMRIPESRLIGEEGRGFVQALKTLNGGRITIAARGVGLAQAALDDAREYAGEREQFDQPIGEFQTIKHKLADMDTKLRAARLLMHDAADRKIRGEEFRKEAAQAKLYASEISREVANEAIQIHGGYGYTRDFDVERYYRDAKLNEIYEGTSEILRNTIGDSVLD, encoded by the coding sequence ATGGACTTCAGCCGCTCCGCCGAACAGCGCCAGATCCACGAGATGGTCGCGGAGTTCGTCGACGAGGAGGTCAAACCACGCGCGGGGGAGATCGACGAGAACGACGAGTTCCCCCACGACCTCGTCCGCGAGATGGGCGATCTCGGTTTGATGGGAATGCCGTTTCCCGAGAAGTACGGCGGGGCGGGCCTCGACTACCACTCCTACGCGGACGGGCTCGCCGAGATCTCGAGGGGATCTGGCGGGCTCGGCACCGTCGTCGCCGCCCACACCAGCCTCGCGGGCAACATGCTCTACGAGTTCGGCGACGAGAGCCAGAAGGAGGAGTACCTGGTGCCGCTCGCGGAGGGGCGAGAGGTGGGGGCGTTCGCGCTCTCGGAGGCCGGCGCGGGGAGCGACGTCCCCGCGATGGAGACCCGTGCCGAGAAGGACGGCGACGAGTACGTCGTCGACGGCGGGAAGCTCTGGATCTCGAACGGCTCGGTGGCGGAGACGATCACGCTGTTCGCGAAGACCGACCCCGAGGCCGGCAGCCGGGGGATCTCCTCCTTCGTCGTCCGGCCCGAGGAGGACGACGGCTTCCACGTCGAGGGCACCGAACACAAACTCGGCGACAAGGGCTGTCCGACCGCCGAACTGCGTTTCTCGGGGATGCGAATCCCCGAGTCCCGTCTGATCGGCGAGGAGGGTCGCGGCTTCGTCCAGGCACTGAAGACCCTGAACGGCGGGCGCATCACCATCGCCGCCCGCGGAGTCGGCCTCGCGCAGGCCGCGCTCGACGACGCTCGCGAGTACGCGGGCGAACGCGAGCAGTTCGACCAGCCCATCGGGGAGTTCCAGACGATCAAACACAAGCTCGCGGACATGGACACCAAGCTCCGGGCCGCGCGCCTGCTGATGCACGACGCCGCCGACCGGAAGATCCGCGGCGAGGAGTTCAGAAAGGAGGCCGCCCAGGCGAAGCTCTACGCCAGCGAGATCAGCAGGGAAGTCGCGAACGAGGCGATCCAGATCCACGGCGGCTACGGCTACACGCGGGACTTCGACGTCGAGCGCTACTATCGCGACGCGAAGCTCAACGAGATCTACGAGGGGACAAGCGAGATCCTGCGCAACACGATCGGCGACTCGGTGCTCGACTGA
- a CDS encoding class I fructose-bisphosphate aldolase, with amino-acid sequence MLPLTDSPIARDGKILILAYDHGLEHGPVDFEPVPGTMDPERIFETATHDAVTATAVQKGVAEAYYPSYEDEVNLLLKLNGTSNLWMGEHDSAVNCSTDYAAELGADAVGFTLYGGSNHEVEMAEEFREIQEGAREHDMPVVMWSYPRGQGLKNDTKPDVISYATRLGLELGADVTKVKYPGSPEAMEHACSMAGKTKVIMSGGSKTDDRAFLETVEEAMNAGASGLAVGRNVFQREDPESILDGLEKVIFEGATAEEALEGGGAEAATATDD; translated from the coding sequence ATGCTTCCACTGACCGACTCCCCGATCGCACGGGACGGAAAGATACTGATCCTGGCGTACGATCACGGGCTCGAGCACGGGCCGGTCGACTTCGAACCGGTGCCCGGGACGATGGATCCCGAACGGATCTTCGAGACCGCCACGCACGACGCGGTGACCGCGACCGCCGTCCAGAAGGGGGTCGCGGAGGCGTACTACCCCTCCTACGAGGACGAGGTGAACCTGCTGTTGAAGCTCAACGGCACCTCGAACCTCTGGATGGGCGAGCACGACTCGGCGGTGAACTGCTCGACCGACTACGCCGCCGAACTGGGCGCCGACGCCGTCGGCTTCACGCTCTACGGCGGCTCGAACCACGAGGTCGAGATGGCCGAGGAGTTCCGCGAGATCCAGGAGGGAGCCCGCGAACACGACATGCCCGTCGTCATGTGGTCGTATCCGCGCGGCCAGGGGCTGAAGAACGACACCAAGCCGGACGTGATATCGTACGCGACGCGGCTCGGACTCGAACTCGGCGCCGACGTCACGAAGGTGAAGTACCCCGGCAGCCCCGAGGCGATGGAGCACGCCTGCTCGATGGCCGGCAAGACGAAGGTGATCATGTCCGGCGGTTCGAAGACCGACGACCGGGCGTTCCTCGAGACGGTCGAGGAGGCGATGAACGCCGGCGCCTCCGGACTGGCGGTCGGCCGCAACGTCTTCCAGCGCGAGGACCCCGAGTCGATCCTCGACGGCCTCGAGAAGGTGATCTTCGAGGGCGCGACCGCCGAGGAGGCGCTCGAGGGCGGCGGAGCCGAGGCCGCAACCGCGACTGACGACTGA
- a CDS encoding DUF1059 domain-containing protein, with amino-acid sequence MAQAHKLDCEAAQNDCRFIIQSEDEEEALELAQRHMQEFHGKDFTDEELREGHLQVV; translated from the coding sequence ATGGCACAAGCACACAAACTCGATTGCGAGGCGGCACAGAACGACTGTCGGTTCATCATCCAATCGGAGGACGAGGAGGAGGCGCTCGAACTGGCTCAGCGACACATGCAGGAGTTCCACGGCAAGGACTTCACCGACGAGGAGCTTCGAGAGGGACATCTACAAGTCGTCTAG
- a CDS encoding cupin domain-containing protein, which translates to MPRDYDRSAIPAVHDLQNVTPYREEPGFEQVVFRGIDQMIGFSRIGPRKPDGEPHTHPYEQMNMLVEGRLDFLVDGERVELEPYDALAIPPEIPHTSRAVAGETATLLAFWPLREDRLDGTAYQQEFPDL; encoded by the coding sequence ATGCCACGCGACTACGACCGATCCGCGATTCCTGCCGTACACGACCTGCAGAACGTCACGCCCTATCGCGAGGAGCCCGGGTTCGAACAGGTCGTCTTTCGCGGCATCGATCAGATGATCGGCTTCTCCCGAATCGGTCCCCGAAAGCCGGACGGCGAGCCCCACACGCACCCGTACGAACAGATGAACATGCTCGTCGAGGGGCGCCTCGACTTCCTCGTCGACGGCGAGCGAGTCGAACTCGAACCCTACGACGCGTTGGCGATCCCTCCCGAGATCCCCCATACCTCACGAGCGGTCGCCGGGGAGACCGCGACGCTTCTGGCCTTCTGGCCGCTTCGAGAGGACCGGCTCGACGGAACGGCGTATCAACAGGAGTTTCCCGACCTGTAG
- a CDS encoding Zn-ribbon domain-containing OB-fold protein produces the protein MSEQTDEGYDEWLEAIAEGEAYAFECPNGHGSLPPRRRCPECGDPELERRDLPDSGTVDTLTTIHVATPDFVDDAPYTVAIVDFGLVRLTGQLRGVEDPEEGIRVAAGVEERETTGDDLLVFRPA, from the coding sequence ATGAGCGAACAGACCGACGAGGGGTACGACGAGTGGCTCGAGGCGATCGCCGAGGGCGAGGCCTACGCCTTCGAGTGTCCGAACGGTCACGGCTCGCTCCCCCCGAGACGGCGCTGTCCGGAGTGTGGCGATCCGGAACTCGAACGCCGCGACCTTCCCGACAGCGGCACCGTCGACACGCTCACCACGATCCACGTCGCCACGCCCGACTTCGTCGACGACGCGCCCTACACGGTCGCGATCGTCGACTTCGGACTGGTGCGCCTGACCGGCCAGCTCCGGGGCGTCGAGGATCCCGAGGAGGGCATCCGCGTCGCCGCCGGCGTCGAGGAACGCGAGACGACGGGCGACGACCTACTCGTTTTTCGCCCCGCGTAG